One part of the Miscanthus floridulus cultivar M001 unplaced genomic scaffold, ASM1932011v1 os_1459_1_2, whole genome shotgun sequence genome encodes these proteins:
- the LOC136534066 gene encoding cation/H(+) antiporter 15-like, which produces MTAVANLSSKALEPTVKPLAAACYDNNLVNSQGMFLGDQPLRFSLPLLLVQVSVILVLSAAAHLVLRRLGQSRFVTHMLVGIFLGPSVLGRSASFRDVLFSERGTYILESVSLVALILFLFSMGVKTDLSLLRRPSGRAVAVGIMGAVVPLAVTLPVFHALQPTLPEDLKGSSLINELAVRLSLSSFPVIADALSDLDLLNTDLGRIALTASLITDVTSWFIRACTAAVILIGDNRSPVFTAKILASFVAFVLFVAFVARPAGRYIAYKRTPTGALLSEGSFVVVVIAALLSALVTDAIGFKYMIGPLMLGLALPGGMPIGATMTERLDSFFIALFLPVYMALSGYRTDLAEFTKEEASEKWCALELFVALCVSGKLVGCVAAGLFFTMPFRDAVVLALMLNIRGIVEVAAINNWGDTMKATAEHYSTLTMSMVLITAVSTPLIKLLYDPSGQFARAKRRSLEHARLSADLRVLTCLYSEDHAAPLIDLLEASGSSRDSPMSLIVLHLTELVGRAASVLKPHRKSIRSSSSNNPTPSDRIVNAFRYFEQQAAPGAVTVSPYVAQAPFSSMHHDVCSLAHSRKANLILLPFHKSSDGARSTANNAIRSINRSVLQYAPCSVAILVDHGLASGSTCATAANSLLQRAALYFLGGADDREALAYAARMAEAGTMSLTVVRFKLRNWVGMGGRDEARDEELLQEFWSRHRDNERVVYVEKTVEDAEGTASVVRAMSEKFDLLIVGRQGGDGEGDLEGSTVLTSGLSEWSEFPELGVLGDMLASAEFASKVSILVIQQQPPKKTVAAGSSVND; this is translated from the coding sequence ATGACGGCGGTGGCGAACCTGTCGTCGAAGGCGCTGGAGCCGACTGTGAAGCCGCTGGCGGCAGCATGCTACGACAACAACCTTGTGAACTCGCAGGGCATGTTCCTGGGCGACCAGCCGCTGCGCTTCTCCCTgccgctcctcctcgtccaggtcTCCGTGATCCTGGTCCTCTCCGCGGCCGCGCACCTCGTCCTCCGCCGCCTCGGCCAGTCCCGCTTCGTCACCCACATGCTCGTCGGCATCTTCCTGGGGCCCTCCGTGCTCGGCCGGAGCGCGTCCTTCCGCGACGTGCTCTTCTCGGAGCGCGGCACGTACATCCTCGAGAGCGTGTCCCTGGTGGcgctcatcctcttcctcttctccatGGGCGTCAAGACcgacctcagcctcctccgccgccccagcggccgcgccgtcgccgtcggcaTCATGGGCGCCGTCGTCCCGCTCGCCGTCACCCTGCCCGTTTTCCACGCGCTCCAGCCCACGCTGCCCGAGGACCTCAAGGGCTCATCGCTAATCAACGAGCTCGCCGtccgcctctccctctcctcgtTCCCCGTCATCGCCGACGCGCTCTCCGATCTGGACCTCCTCAACACCGACCTCGGCCGCATCGCGCTCACGGCGTCGCTCATCACCGACGTCACCTCGTGGTTCATCCGCGCCTGCACCGCCGCGGTCATCCTCATCGGCGACAACAGGTCGCCGGTGTTCACGGCCAAGATCCTGGCTTCCTTCGTCGCGTTCGTGCTCTTCGTCGCCTTCGTCGCGCGCCCCGCCGGCCGGTACATCGCGTACAAGCGCACCCCGACGGGGGCGCTCCTCTCCGAGGGATCCTTCGTGGTGGTGGTCATCGCTGCGCTGCTGTCGGCGCTGGTGACGGACGCCATCGGGTTCAAGTACATGATCGGGCCGCTGATGCTGGGGCTGGCGCTCCCCGGCGGCATGCCCATCGGCGCCACCATGACGGAGCGCCTCGACTCCTTCTTCATCGCGCTCTTCCTCCCCGTCTACATGGCGCTCTCCGGCTACCGCACCGACCTCGCTGAGTTCACCAAGGAGGAGGCGTCGGAGAAGTGGTGCGCGCTGGAGCTGTTCGTGGCGCTCTGCGTCTCCGGGAAGCTCGTCGGCTGCGTCGCCGCGGGGCTCTTCTTCACGATGCCGTTCCGTGACGCCGTCGTGCTGGCGCTCATGCTCAACATCCGGGGCATCGTGGAGGTGGCCGCCATCAACAACTGGGGCGACACCATGAAGGCCACCGCGGAGCACTACTCGACGCTCACCATGTCCATGGTGCTCATCACCGCCGTGTCCACGCCGCTGATCAAGCTGCTGTACGACCCGTCGGGGCAGTTCGCGCGGGCCAAGCGGCGGTCGCTGGAGCACGCCCGCCTCAGCGCCGACCTCCGCGTGCTCACCTGCCTCTACAGCGAGGACCACGCGGCGCCGCTGATCGACCTGCTGGAGGCGTCGGGCTCGTCCCGCGACTCGCCCATGTCGCTCATCGTGCTCCACCTCACGGAGCTCGTGGGCCGCGCCGCCTCCGTTCTAAAGCCCCACCGGAAGAGCATCAGGTCGTCGTCGTCCAACAACCCGACGCCGTCGGACCGCATCGTGAACGCGTTCCGGTACTTCGAGCAGCAGGCGGCGCCGGGGGCGGTGACGGTGAGCCCGTACGTGGCGCAGGCGCCCTTCAGCTCGATGCACCACGACGTGTGCTCGCTGGCGCACAGCCGGAAGGCCAACCTCATCCTGCTCCCGTTCCACAAGTCCTCCGACGGGGCACGGAGCACGGCGAACAACGCCATCCGCTCCATCAACCGGAGCGTGCTGCAGTACGCGCCCTGCTCCGTCGCCATCCTCGTGGACCACGGCCTCGCGTCCGGGTCGACGTGCGCCACCGCCGCCAACAGCCTGCTCCAGCGCGCGGCGCTCTACTTCCTGGGCGGCGCCGACGACCGCGAGGCGCTGGCGTACGCGGCGCGGATGGCCGAGGCCGGGACCATGTCGCTGACGGTGGTGCGGTTCAAGCTCCGGAACTGGGTGGGCATGGGCGGCCGCGACGAGGCCAGGGACGAGGAGCTGCTGCAGGAGTTTTGGAGCAGGCACAGGGACAACGAGCGCGTGGTGTACGTGGAGAAGACGGTGGAGGACGCGGAGGGCACGGCGTCCGTGGTGCGCGCCATGAGCGAGAAGTTCGACCTGCTCATCGTGGGGCGCCAAGGCGGCGACGGCGAAGGTGACCTGGAGGGGTCGACGGTGCTCACCAGCGGGCTGTCGGAGTGGAGCGAGTTCCCGGAGCTGGGCGTGTTGGGGGACATGCTCGCCTCCGCGGAGTTCGCGTCCAAGGTCTCCATCCTTGTCATCCAGCAGCAGCCGCCCAAGAAAACCGTCGCCGCCGGAAGCTCCGTCAATGACTAG